Within bacterium, the genomic segment CTTCCCGCCCCTGAAGGAGGCCCTCGACAAGTCCTTCCTCGACCCCTTTCTCGATTTCGGCAACCTCTACGGCAGCGGCCTGGTGGTGGGGGGCGGCTCGGCCGCGCTCATCGGACTCGGCCGGGCCACGGGCAACGAGGGGATGGCGACGACCGGCACCGACCTGGCCCGCGCCTTCGTGCACTCGGCGGCGCTCTGCTGGGTCCTGAAGGTCTCGGTGAACCGCACCCGGCCGTCGGGCGGGCCCTACTCGTTCCCCTCCGGCCACACGACGTCGGCCTTCAGCACCGTCGCCCCGGTCTGGCACCACGCCGGCTGGGGGCCGGGACTGGGCGCCACCGTGGCGGCCACCCTCGCCGGCATCGGCCGCATGGAGGAAAACCGCCACTACCTGTCCGACGTGATCGCCGGCGCGGTCCTGGGCCTGGTCACGGGCTGGGCCGTGATCGACCACCGCCGCGAGTTGGAACTCCTCGACCATGTGGTCGTGGGCGGCGACGTGATCGGGCTGGCCTGGCGGTTCTGAGAACGCCCCGCGGACCGGTGCCCATCCTCAGGCCTCCCGCCTGACCGCGTTCACCAACTCATCCAGCTTCTGCAGGAACAGCGAGCGGTCCTTCGGCGCGAAGGGCGGCGGCCCGCCGGTCATGACCCCCTGGTCGCGCAGCATGGTCGCCAGATGGCGTCCCGCCAGGGCGTCGCCCACGTTGGCGTCGGTGAACTCCCGCCCCTTGTGTCCCAGCACCCGCGCCCCCTTGTCCAGGCAACGCGCCGCCAGGGGAATGTCGCCCGTGATCACGATGTCGTGGCGCTCGACGTGCGCGACGATCCAGTCGTCGGCGGCGTCCGGACCGTCCGGTACCACCTCCAGGCGCACCGACGGTCCACCCGGGTGGTTCATCCAGGAGTTGGCCACCAGGGTCACGCCCAGCCCGTAGCGCCCGGCCACCTTGTAGACCTCGTTCTTCACCGGGCAGGCGTCGGCATCGATGTACACGTGCAGCAACAGCGGCTTCCTTCCTGCCTGAACCTTCCGTTCGGGCCCTCGGTGCAAACTAAAGTTTTCCCTTAATTCTGAAAGTCGATGCGCGATAACCAA encodes:
- a CDS encoding phosphatase PAP2 family protein, which gives rise to MSAPLRSARAAAAPADSLPQPSALENTLGLDFSSFTSTRSLVTLGLGAGLAAWAWEETDENFPPLKEALDKSFLDPFLDFGNLYGSGLVVGGGSAALIGLGRATGNEGMATTGTDLARAFVHSAALCWVLKVSVNRTRPSGGPYSFPSGHTTSAFSTVAPVWHHAGWGPGLGATVAATLAGIGRMEENRHYLSDVIAGAVLGLVTGWAVIDHRRELELLDHVVVGGDVIGLAWRF
- a CDS encoding YaiI/YqxD family protein, translating into MLHVYIDADACPVKNEVYKVAGRYGLGVTLVANSWMNHPGGPSVRLEVVPDGPDAADDWIVAHVERHDIVITGDIPLAARCLDKGARVLGHKGREFTDANVGDALAGRHLATMLRDQGVMTGGPPPFAPKDRSLFLQKLDELVNAVRREA